A window from Heteronotia binoei isolate CCM8104 ecotype False Entrance Well chromosome 15, APGP_CSIRO_Hbin_v1, whole genome shotgun sequence encodes these proteins:
- the RPS9 gene encoding small ribosomal subunit protein uS4 isoform X1 encodes MPVARSWVCRKTYVTPRRPFEKSRLDQELKLIGEYGLRNKREVWRVKFTLAKIRKAARELLTLDEKDQRRLFEGNALLRRLVRIGVLDEGKMKLDYILGLKIEDFLERRLQTQVFKLGLAKSIHHARVLIRQRHIRVRKQVVNIPSFIVRLDSQKHIDFSLRSPYGGGRPGRVKRKNAKKGQGGAGGGDDEEED; translated from the exons ATGCCCGTTGCCAGGAGCTGGGTTTGTCGAAAGACATATGTCACCCCTAGGCGACCCTTTGAAAAGTCACGACTTGACCAGGAGTTGAAGCTCATTG GTGAGTATGGACTGCGGAACAAGCGCGAAGTATGGCGAGTGAAGTTCACCTTGGCCAAGATCCGTAAAGCTGCCCGAGAGCTGCTCACCCTGGATGAGAAGGACCAGAGGCGCCTTTTTGAGG GCAATGCCTTGCTGCGTCGTCTTGTCAGAATTGGAGTGCTGGATGAGGGCAAGATGAAACTGGATTACATCCTGGGCCTAAAAATTGAGGATTTCCTGGAACGGCGTCTCCAAACTCAGGTCTTCAAACTGGGCCTAGCCAAATCCATCCATCATGCCCGGGTGCTCATCCGCCAAAGACACATCCG cgTAAGGAAACAGGTGGTGAACATCCCTTCCTTCATTGTCCGCCTGGATTCCCAGAAGCACATTGACTTCTCCCTCCGTTCACCATACGGTGGAGGCCGTCCAGGTCGCGTCAAGAGGAAGAATGCCAAGAAGGGCCAGGGCGGTGCTGGTGGTGGAGATGACGAAGAGGAGGATTAA
- the RPS9 gene encoding small ribosomal subunit protein uS4 isoform X2, giving the protein MPVARSWVCRKTYVTPRRPFEKSRLDQELKLIGEYGLRNKREVWRVKFTLAKIRKAARELLTLDEKDQRRLFEGNALLRRLVRIGVLDEGKMKLDYILGLKIEDFLERRLQTQVFKLGLAKSIHHARVLIRQRHIRLCQNGYGIGPAACPLVPASSFLDQDPG; this is encoded by the exons ATGCCCGTTGCCAGGAGCTGGGTTTGTCGAAAGACATATGTCACCCCTAGGCGACCCTTTGAAAAGTCACGACTTGACCAGGAGTTGAAGCTCATTG GTGAGTATGGACTGCGGAACAAGCGCGAAGTATGGCGAGTGAAGTTCACCTTGGCCAAGATCCGTAAAGCTGCCCGAGAGCTGCTCACCCTGGATGAGAAGGACCAGAGGCGCCTTTTTGAGG GCAATGCCTTGCTGCGTCGTCTTGTCAGAATTGGAGTGCTGGATGAGGGCAAGATGAAACTGGATTACATCCTGGGCCTAAAAATTGAGGATTTCCTGGAACGGCGTCTCCAAACTCAGGTCTTCAAACTGGGCCTAGCCAAATCCATCCATCATGCCCGGGTGCTCATCCGCCAAAGACACATCCG TCTGTGCCAGAATGGCTACGGCATTGGCCCAGCTGCGTGCCCTTTAGTCCCAGCAAGCTCCTTCCTTGACCAGGACCCTGGATAA